From Triticum aestivum cultivar Chinese Spring chromosome 4A, IWGSC CS RefSeq v2.1, whole genome shotgun sequence, a single genomic window includes:
- the LOC123083120 gene encoding uncharacterized protein, protein MDRRATLAAPSIRVKIPDQLPTLFEPQKATPYPRTTRYGSTAEAEADGDAPPSPEHCLTVLALQLAVLEKAATGLGTLAFVWATVVLLGGFAITLDRTDFWCITGLLLIEGTRILGRSHELEWQHHQASQARSATRAAVPAFFWMQLLSATACVSLSLVRLIHQHYGGTEDARSNRAAALNIFYGLSLAEALLFLVEKALWEWKVGHRRLLQCVADDCNLAGAYGQVAVRRFFYDSYSRCLNGSILDGLHMCLVSYADDLITAGSHDEQSLGAGILVALAESDRFAEATLRRIGVSAPTIERLIEMLSWKDSSERDVRRSAAVVVSMLTGRKLVALRITGIPGAIESVASLLYADLDELNILGLSILNKLAHDHDNCDKIGKTRGLLEKIISYSSIDHALASTTPRDMRLKAVKKSLRVVKRLAGATGDTGKLLRRELTEIVFTVSNVREILQRHDKKVQSELHQLAIEILTSLAMDEETREIIGGTGDVVSVLVTTFLPGAFAKECQQADAVRVEAGEALAILALENKKNCAAIIMALGGGIGLLVDALNDPLVVVGAARIMHNLCSYSGDEWQLPLRRVTVSAAKVLRSITVEKGKILNIFIGLAAQMLRFMEPGELRGSLDAARVVDTVLARSLVQVLREYSRPSMDVPRARRYTIELAISLMQSDARYVALFVELGMESELRRVAMTTSQLECFNVFSGSVGLSRRDTSVCSLVKSALELMNKGWN, encoded by the coding sequence ATGGATCGTCGCGCTACCTTGGCCGCCCCGAGCATCCGCGTCAAGATCCCCGACCAGCTGCCCACGCTGTTCGAGCCGCAGAAGGCCACGCCGTACCCGCGCACCACCCGCTACGGCAGCACCGCCGAGGCCGAGGCTGATGgcgacgcgccgccgtcgccggagcactGCCTCACCGTGCTGGCCCTGCAGCTGGCCGTGCTCGAGAAGGCGGCGACCGGGCTGGGCACGCTGGCCTTCGTCTGGGCCACGGTCGTGCTGCTGGGCGGCTTCGCCATCACGCTGGACCGCACCGACTTCTGGTGCATCACGGGCCTGCTCCTCATCGAGGGCACCCGCATCCTGGGCCGCAGCCACGAGCTGGAGTGGCAGCACCACCAGGCCAGCCAGGCCCgctccgccacccgcgccgccgtccccgcctTCTTCTGGATGCAGCTGCTCTCGGCGACGGCGTgcgtctccctctccctcgtccGCCTCATCCACCAGCACTACGGCGGCACCGAGGACGCCCGCTCCAACCGTGCCGCAGCGCTCAACATCTTCTACGGCCTCTCGCTCGCCGAGGCGCTGCTGTTCCTTGTCGAGAAGGCGCTATGGGAGTGGAAGGtgggccaccgccgcctcctccagtGCGTCGCCGACGACTGCAATCTCGCCGGTGCCTACGGCCAGGTCGCCGTACGCCGCTTCTTCTACGACTCCTACTCGCGCTGCCTCAACGGCAGCATCTTGGATGGCCTCCACATGTGCCTCGTCTCCTACGCCGACGACCTCATCACTGCGGGCTCGCACGACGAGCAGAGCCTTGGCGCCGGCATCCTCGTCGCGCTCGCCGAGTCCGACCGCTTCGCCGAAGCCACGCTCCGCAGGATCGGCGTCTCCGCGCCCACCATCGAGCGCCTCATCGAGATGCTCAGCTGGAAGGACTCCTCGGAGCGCGATGTCCGGCGCTCGGCGGCCGTCGTCGTGTCCATGCTCACCGGGAGGAAGCTCGTCGCGCTCCGCATCACCGGCATTCCAGGCGCCATCGAGTCCGTCGCGTCGCTGCTTTACGCCGATCTCGACGAGCTCAACATCCTCGGCCTCTCCATCCTCAATAAGCTGGCGCACGACCACGACAACTGCGACAAGATTGGCAAGACCAGGGGCCTCCTCGAAAAGATCATCTCCTACTCCAGCATCGACCATGCGCTGGCGTCGACCACGCCGAGGGACATGAGGCTCAAGGCGGTCAAGAAGTCGCTCCGCGTGGTCAAGAGGCTGGCCGGCGCAACGGGGGACACCGGGAAGCTGCTCCGACGGGAGCTCACCGAAATCGTCTTCACTGTGAGCAACGTCAGGGAGATCCTGCAGAGGCACGACAAGAAGGTCCAGTCGGAGCTGCACCAGCTGGCCATCGAGATACTCACGAGCCTCGCGATGGACGAGGAGACCAGGGAGATCATCGGCGGGACGGGGGACGTGGTGAGCGTGCTGGTCACCACGTTCTTGCCGGGGGCGTTTGCGAAGGAGTGTCAACAGGCGGACGCTGTCCGGGTGGAGGCCGGCGAGGCGCTCGCAATTCTGGCCCTCGAGAACAAGAAGAACTGCGCGGCGATCATAATGGCTCTTGGCGGAGGGATCGGGCTGCTCGTTGATGCGCTGAATGACCCCCTCGTCGTCGTCGGTGCCGCCAGGATCATGCACAACCTCTGCTCCTACTCCGGCGACGAGTGGCAGCTCCCTCTGAGACGGGTTACCGTCAGTGCCGCCAAGGTGCTGAGGTCCATCACGGTGGAGAAGGGCAAGATCCTCAACATCTTCATCGGGCTCGCGGCGCAGATGCTCCGGTTCATGGAGCCCGGGGAGCTCCGGGGGAGCCTCGACGCAGCGCGCGTGGTGGACACGGTGCTGGCGAGGTCCCTGGTGCAGGTGCTGCGGGAGTACAGCCGCCCGTCCATGGACGTGCCCCGGGCACGACGGTACACCATAGAGCTTGCCATTTCATTGATGCAGTCGGACGCACGCTACGTGGCCCTGTTCGTGGAGCTCGGCATGGAGAGCGAGCTGAGGCGCGTGGCCATGACCACCTCTCAGCTGGAGTGCTTCAACGTCTTCTCTGGCAGCGTCGGGCTCAGCCGCCGCGACACCAGCGTCTGTTCCCTCGTCAAGTCAGCTTTGGAGCTGATGAACAAGGGCTGGAATTAA